The Coffea eugenioides isolate CCC68of unplaced genomic scaffold, Ceug_1.0 ScVebR1_2633;HRSCAF=3697, whole genome shotgun sequence DNA window CTAAATATTCCCGCTTGTTCTTTTCTCCTAAACAATCCCTACCTATGACTTTTAGCTTGGGATCCAGTTGTCAAGTTCTACAGTGAATTGCGCTGTTTACGATGCCATTGAAATAATTGCCCATGGATGACTTACATTAGCCATGTCTATATTGTTTCCTGCCATTTCAGCTCTCAAGCAGAAATGTTCCTGCTGGCCACTTGATTGCCTTGCTGGCTAGTGCATATTGATAATGTAGATTTGCTGTTCTAGCGATCTATTTGCTTCCATCAAATTTTGTTGTTATCTTTACTGAGATTCCATCACACGTTCTTATGCAGGAGAGGGATGCTAGTATTTTCTTCTCTTGTAAGGTCCATTTCTCTGTTGCCCTCTCTTTTATTGCGGTCCTCCAAGTCAAATTCGCAAGAATGATTGAATTTTGAGCATGCCAGCTTGCACGTGTACTAATCCAACTATCTTATTTACAATAATCTCGTATCATAAATATAGTGTCTACCAGCCTCCAGATTTCAAGTCCCAATTCCTCATGGCAATCCCTTCCTTGACCCAAAACTCTTCTTCCTACATTGAAGGCGGTGATGAACAAACATTgtttaacaaagaaaaagaagatggcAGTGATCAAATTCTCTCTGTGCTCCCTAGGGAAAGAGGGTGGTTAAGTGAGCACATTCACTTGTACCAAGGTTTTTGGTATTCCACGGGAGTTCTCAAGGGACTCCTAATTCTCCAGAAACATTTTTGGGCAAAACCAAGTGACATCCTCTTGGCCACATATCCAAAATCGGGAACAACCTGGCTAAAGGCACTTCTTTTCACCATAACAAATCGTACATGTATCAGTCATCCCGATCAAAATCCTTTGCTAACGGCAAACCCTCATGAACTGGTTCCCATGCTGGAATCATATGCCGCCGCGAATCCTGTAAACCCAAAGCCACCCAATTCTCTCATGCACACTCACATTCCTTACACCTCTTTACCAGAATCGACAAAATCTTCAGGCTGCCATATTGTCTATGTTTATCGAGACCCGAAGGATGTGTTAGTGTCATGTTGGCACTTTGTAAACAAGCTGAAACCTGAAGCAGTGCCACGAATTTCATTAGCAGAGACATTTGAAAAGTTCTCTAAGGGTGTTTCACCATATGGACCATACTGGAATCATGTGTTGGGGTATTGGAAAGCAAGTATAGAATGGCCTGAAAGAGTATTCTTTATTAGATATGAAGACTTGAAGAAAGAGCCTTGTTTCCAAACAAAGAGATTAGCAGAATTCTTGGGGATGCCTTTCACAACGGACAAAGAAGGTGAAAGCCTGGTAAGTAAAGTGGTAGATTTCTGTAGTTTTAAGAATCTGAGCAATCTGGATGTGAATAAAACAGGATCACACTCAGGGTTCGGGTTTCCGGTCATAGAAAACAAGATCTTTTTCAGGGAAGGTCAGGTTGGTGATTCCCAAAACTATCTTGAAAGAGAAATGATGGATCATTTGGATCAAGTTACtgaagaaaaatttaagaaatttcatttgaagACATTTTCTCTGGAGGATGATGAGAAGTCAGAGGTATCCATTGCCATGTAATTTTAGAAAGGGAAAATTGTGCATGCACGTGATTGTCCAGTGCCACTATCTCCTGTTGCAGCTACTGGAACACGAGAAGGTGGTTGTGGAACGTGAGAATGTCATTTCCAATTAGGATAAGAGCAGAGCTGTTAACAAAATAAATCAAGTGAGAAGAacctatttatttatttactagtTTTATTGATGCAGGTTTTTAGCAGTTGTGCTATTTAGGAGTTTGTGTTGTATTTAATAATTTCTTATGCAagtgattttttattttacaagTCTCACTAAGTTATAGATgggaaattttcttaagaaagtCCAAAAACAGTAAGATTGGTGTGATTTTGTTCCATTATTTGAGATTTCAATAATAGTGcgtattatttattttcttccatttttcatAAATATTTTGAGTGATTATTTTATCTCTTCAGTATGCATTAATTATTACTAAAACCTGAAATTTTGATTATACAATTAGTATCAGAGCCAAACTACGAGTTTAGTTCTAAGCGTTTCCATTGTTAGAAAATTAAGGCACATGgtttgcaaaaaaaatattgagTTGATTGAGTTAGGCATGAGGTTGGTCCTGAAATATGTAGTTAGTAAGGAATTCGACCATAAGATTGATATAGGAATTATCAAATTGCTATAGATGTCATGACAGAAATTAGAGAAGAATTGGTTGTTAGATTGAAGTATTTGATTGGTTAATCATCTagaaaaaccaagaaaactagacagaagagcaaaaaaaattatttaggcatatgaattgttaaataacagctgaagtttttaaaaatttggttgATGATGAAAAGTTTTCTATATCGGCTCCTATAAGCACAAATATGCATACATattttagttaaattttaaatgtgaaaaaaatATCTGGAGTCAATTGATAATGTGAAGTTTATTTTACTAATTATGGTAGTggaatttttgaattatttggAGGTGATAATTTTGGCAAGAAAGCAATCTATGATTTTCTATGTTTTGGCACTTATATTGATGGTAAATATGGTGACTTTGAAGATGATTGAAAACTTTGATCAAGAAAAAATTGCTGAGAAATTATTTACGAAATACAAAGTTGATAAAATAAACCAAGCCTAGAAGAacccatttatttatttactagaTTTATTGGAGTAAGGTTTTTAGTAGTTATGTTATTTAGGAGTTTGTGTTTTATTTGGTAATTTCTTATGCAagtgattttttattttacaagTCTCAATAAGTTATAAATAGGACATTAGTTGAGGCATTTTCTTAAGAGAATCCAAAAGGGTTGATAAGGTTTTATTGTCGTGTGTTTTTCTCGCATTGTTTGAGATTTTAATAATAGTGTGTactgtttattttcttttcttccaccTAAATATTTTGAGTGATTATTTTATCCCTTCAATTCTAAAATCCTGAACGTACTAATTATTATTAGAACCCTAAATTTAGGTTCTACAAAAGCTATTAGCAAACTATAAAGAGATTTGAAGTGTCAAAAACTTGCTCATGTTGTTCAAGGTGTTAGGTGTTTGAGTTTATTTCCAAGAGTATCAAGGGTATTGGTCAATGATCTGAACGATTTTAATGAAAGAGTATTCTAAACGAACATGTGTCAATTTGTATTATCCTGTCATCTCATCTTCCTTTCTCCATCGTTGTCCTTAATCAAAACAACAGACTCAAATGCTATCATTTTCAACATGGAAATGTTAATTTAATACTTTGATGAGTAGCAGCATATTAACTGAAACAAACAGTATCTAGTAGGGTTAATTGCAACATGCACCCTAATTTTTACCACCTAAACTATGATTTTTAGCACCCTAAACAAGAAGGGTGGATAAGGCATTTCAGAATCCAAAGTTATCGGAGAAACTTGAACCAGTCCCTTCTACCCCccgatgatttttctagcatggTTTCGGTGTACTAATTACAATATCACCTTGTCATTGTTCCTTCCAGGAAACAAGGTTGTATTCCTTTTTTGGTTGAGGCAGATATTTTGAGATGGGATTATGATTCAAAGAGGTTCAAGATATACCTTTTGTTATTTCATTGAtgaggaaaaataaaatgttttgaaaatgGCATGGCTGTCTACAGAATTAAAGAGAACATTGGGAGCAAATTAACTTTTTGGCTTCTAGGACAGCTACAGAAAAGAAAGTCGAATTATAACATTGTTTTGTATTTCTAat harbors:
- the LOC113757029 gene encoding flavonol sulfotransferase-like — its product is MPACTCTNPTILFTIISYHKYSVYQPPDFKSQFLMAIPSLTQNSSSYIEGGDEQTLFNKEKEDGSDQILSVLPRERGWLSEHIHLYQGFWYSTGVLKGLLILQKHFWAKPSDILLATYPKSGTTWLKALLFTITNRTCISHPDQNPLLTANPHELVPMLESYAAANPVNPKPPNSLMHTHIPYTSLPESTKSSGCHIVYVYRDPKDVLVSCWHFVNKLKPEAVPRISLAETFEKFSKGVSPYGPYWNHVLGYWKASIEWPERVFFIRYEDLKKEPCFQTKRLAEFLGMPFTTDKEGESLVSKVVDFCSFKNLSNLDVNKTGSHSGFGFPVIENKIFFREGQVGDSQNYLEREMMDHLDQVTEEKFKKFHLKTFSLEDDEKSEVSIAM